Proteins from one Anastrepha obliqua isolate idAnaObli1 chromosome 2, idAnaObli1_1.0, whole genome shotgun sequence genomic window:
- the LOC129238175 gene encoding uncharacterized protein LOC129238175, with translation MVIMVLAALFTENYREKRSEERRLFRRKKREQEKRERFKTGASACRDKNGNLVMDTQSTPGIWREHFCYLLAGDDAHNSDPVEDDPIPPIDDNLDVPPPSHAEVRVAIQRLKNNKAAGADGLPAELFKTG, from the exons ATGGTTATCATGGTTTTGGCGGCATTATTCACCGAGAACTACAGGGAAAAGAGATCGGAAGAGAGGCGTCTCTTCAGACGCAAGAAGCGAGAACAGGAGAAGCGTGAGC gtttcaagaccggagcATCAGCCTGCAGAGATAAAAACGGAAATCTGGTTATGGATACACAGTCCACACCGggcatatggagggaacacttctgctatttacttgctggcgatgacgcacacaattccgacccagtagaagatgacccgataccgccaatcgacgataatttggacgttccaccacctagccatgccgaagtcagagttgccattcagcggctcaagaataacaaagcggctggcgctgacggcttgcccgctgaattgttcaagactggc
- the LOC129239637 gene encoding arabinose-proton symporter-like has protein sequence MTTINYIDSPGQFWTNQPQSNSLVSDVFVFLTGGFHLAVSVGWSFYAYDLHFKICWFIGIAIGCVLAALLINWTRRRWFIVSPTLLVNVSAIVTISACENTIALIAARYLNGIAIGLTTVSFITHASEIASEYHRGFCLSLEQFGLIAGAYVQILYTALWSEELDFNPYCLQGIFCIVFGVVALALSYTSIESPVLHLRQGDEPEALNCVVRLYRPKIMSNSKQVIFDKLKEYVTINESISPKMSLLWSLSPLLRVLVYRSMLSFIVALPITQALILSEKISNVSSIVNWPPILYGLLAVIGALVGWATMDAIGRKAVSLFALLCVAGMTIGVGIIFHNPMWVIDSTKMAIACALLMIAQIFGGIFAPSTTVYLGEAFPLQWKRFFIALTVIVQYMVDLIIVCTFTFTTHNEFVFCISAGVIMFVGVVVFSFTMPETRKTTLKEAQEQFSYELHLEFH, from the exons ATGACCACAATTAACTATATAGACAGCCCTGGACAATTCTGGACAAATCAGCCGCAGTCGAATTCTTTGGTATCAG ATGTTTTCGTTTTCTTAACTGGCGGCTTTCACTTAGCTGTTAGTGTGGGATGGAGCTTCTACGCATATGATTTACACTTCAAAATTTGCTGGTTTATTGGTATCGCAATTGGTTGTGTACTCGCTGCACTGCTTATCAATTGGACGCGTAGACGCTGGTTTATC GTCTCGCCAACATTGCTGGTCAATGTTTCAGCCATTGTGACGATCTCTGCTTGTGAGAATACGATAGCACTGATAGCTGCGCGTTATTTGAATGGCATTGCCATCGGTCTCACCACCGTCTCGTTCATCACACATGCCAGCGAAATTGCCTCAGAGTATCATCGCGGTTTTTGTTTATCTTTGGAGCAGTTTGGTCTAATAGCCGGCGCCTACGTTCAAATCTTATATACAGCGCTATGGAGTGAAGAGCTCGATTTTAACCCTTATTGCCTTCAGGGTATATTTTGCATAGTCTTCGGCGTGGTTGCATTGGCTCTGTCGTACACTTCGATCGAATCACCAGTTCTTCACTTACGCCAAGGTGATGAACCTGAGGCTCTGAATTGTGTAGTTCGTCTATACCGGCCAAAAATAATGTCGAATAGCAAACAAGTCATTTTTGACAAACTCAAAGAGTATGTGACTATCAACGAATCCATATCACCCAAAATGAGTTTGCTTTGGAGTTTAAGCCCCTTGCTGAGGGTTTTGGTATATCGTTCAATGCTTTCATTTATCGTAGCACTGCCGATAACTCAAGCCTTAATATTGTCTGAAAAAATTAGCAATGTAAGCTCAattgtcaattggccgcctatACTCTATGGGCTGCTTGCAGTGATTGGTGCTTTGGTGGGTTGGGCAACAATGGATGCAATTGGTCGCAAGGCGGTGAGCCTATTCGCATTGTTGTGTGTTGCCGGCATGACCATTGGTGTTGGTATTATCTTTCATAATCCTATGTGGGTGATAGATAGCACCAAAATGGCAATTGCGTGCGCGCTGCTTATGATTGCCCAAATTTTCGGTGGTATATTTGCGCCAAGTACAACTGTTTATCTTGGAGAGGCGTTCCCGTTACAATGGAAACGCTTTTTCATTGCTCTCACAGTCATCGTTCAGTATATGGTGGATCTTATCATTGTATGCACTTTCACATTTACTACGCATAACGAATTTGTCTTCTGCATCAGTGCGGGTGTGATAATGTTTGTTGGAGTTGTGGTCTTCTCATTCACTATGCCAGAAACACGGAAGACCACACTGAAGGAGGCACAGGAACAATTCTCGTATGAGCTTCATTTGGAATTTCATTGA